The Streptococcus equi subsp. equi nucleotide sequence CTGCTATTGGTCACAATGCTTGTAACGCCCGACTGAAGCGAGCCTACCGTAGCAGGCATTCTAGATGCTAGCTGGTCTGAGGCCGGCTGACCAATTAGCTCCTGCAAGGTTTGGGTTAGACGAGCCTGAATATAGTGAAAAGCTCTGCGGTAGGGCTCATTCTCACGATAAATGGACTGATCACTAGATAGACTGGCCAGACGCTCCACCTCAGGACTGGTCTTTGTCAAGGCTGACGACAGCGAAAAGGTTTGATAAAGAGCTGACAATTTGTCAATGTAAAAGCGCAGGATAACCTCACTTTGGACTGTTGCAGACAGCCTCAGTGTCTCTGCTGTGACAAAAGGATTGCCATCTCGGTCCCCTCCGATCCACATGCCCATGTTAATCGGCTTTGGATTGTCCAGCAAGATCCCCTTGTCCTTGGCCAGCGTCTTATACTTGCTTGTCAGCGCTGTGATCGCCTGTATCAGAGAGCTATTGTAATACTGCATGACATTGGTAATCTCATTTTTGACCTTGAGCTTTTTCTCACGAATGATATCCGTCTGCATGAGAATATCAATGTAACGGTACAGCTCACTATACCATTTGTTTTGATTCATGACACCCGCCTTGACATCACGATAGCGACGAAGAAGGTTATGAATGCTATTGGTCAACTCTAGAACTGTCTTTCGCTGAACCTGTGTTGGGTGAGCTGTCAAGACTGGAACCACCGTCACCCTTTCCAACAGTTCCTTGGCATTTTCCTTTTCAGCAGCAGAAGCAATGGTCAGAGCAAGCTTTCCCAGATAGTCTTGATTTGTATTGTTTTGACGATTGATTTCATAAGCCAAATCAACGTCCTCTGAAATATTAATCAACAGCGGAAGAATCGAAAAATATCGTGAAATAAATTCCATATCTTTATTGCTAATCTTAGCGATCAATTGCTCTAGAAGCACATAATCCTGTTTTTCAGATAGGTCTATAATTTCCTCAATCCTTGCAAAGGCCTCATCACCAATCATGCGACGCGTAATGCTCTCAAGTATTTCCTTTAGGATAGCAACCTCTTCAGCAATAATCTCCTGATTATTATAGCTCTCTAATTTTTTGACTGACAAATGACGGACTTCCCTTCTTATGCTAGTTTTCCTCCTATCATACCACTTTTTGCTAAAAATGTAAGCCTATTGGCTAGGAATGTTTGTTTTCCTTGACATATAAGATTCATTGGTACAAAAATGTTTGTAAAGCTTTTACAGGCTATCGCTTCTAATTTTTGTTATACTATAGGTAATTACTCATGAAGGAGAACATTATGGAATTAAAAAAACGTTCAGAATTCCCTGAAAATGAGCTTTGGGACCTAACTGCCCTCTACAAAGACAGGGAAGATTTTCTATTGGCCATTGAAAAAGCCTTACAAGATGTCGGCCTATTCCAACGCAATTACGAAGGCAAATTAACAACTGCTCAGGATTTTACACAGGCCTTGATGGAGATTGAGCAGATTTATATTCAAATGAGTCATATTAGCACCTATGCCTTTATGCCACAGACCACTGATTTTTCAGATGAAGCATTTGCTCAAATTGCCCAGGCTGGTGATGATTTTATGACCAAGGCTAGCGTAGCCCTCAGCTTCTTTGATACAGCCCTAGCTAATGCAGACCTTGCTGTTCTTGATGAATTGGAAAAAATCCCTATTTCAGCGCAACTATCCGCATGGCGAAAATCCAAAAAGAGCATTTGCTAAGCCCTGATGTTGAAAAGGCACTGACCAATCTACGAGAAGTGATCAACGCTCCTTACGACATTTACACCAAAATGCGGGCTGGAGATTTTGAGATGGAGGATTTTGAAGTTGATGGTAAAGTCTACAAAAATAGCTTTGTTTCCTATGAAAACTTTTATCAAAACCATGAAAATGCTGCCATTCGTGACAAGGCCTTTCGTTCCTTCTCAAACGGACTGCGTAAGCACCAAAATGCAGCAGCCGCAGCCTATCTTGCTAAGGTCAAATCAGAAAAGCTCTTAGCTGATATGAAGGGCTATGCGTCTGTTTTTGATTACCTGCTGGCTGAGCAGGAGGTGGACCGCAGCATGTTTGACCGTCAAATCGACCTCATCATGACCGAATTTGGTCCAGTTGCTCAAAAATTCTTAAAGCATGTGGCAAGGGTAAATGGCTTAGACAAGATGACTTTTGCAGACTGGAAGCTAGATATTGATAACGCCCTCAATCCAGAGGTCTCTATTGATGGAGCTTATGACTTGGTGATGGCATCATTAGCACCACTTGGTCCAGCCTATACGAAAGAAGTTGAACGCTACCAAACAGAGCGCTGGGTGGACTTTGCTGCAAATGCCAATAAGGATTCTGGTGGCTACGCTGCTGACCCTTACAAGGTTCACCCTTATGTGCTGATGAGCTGGACAGGCCGTATGTCTGACGTTTACACGCTGATCCATGAGATTGGCCATTCTGGTCAGTTTATCTTCTCTGACAATCACCAAAGCTACTTCAACACACACATGTCAACCTATTACGTTGAAGCACCTTCAACCTTCAATGAGCTGATGCTAAGTGATTATTTGGAGGCACAATTTGACACGCCTCGTCAAAAACGCTTTGCACTGGCGCACCGCTTGACAGATACTTATTTCCACAACTTCATCACGCATTTGTTAGAGGCTGCCTTTCAGCGTAAGGTTTATACCCTCATCGAAGAGGGGGGCACCTTTGGTGCAGAGCAGCTTAATGCCATGATGAAGGACGTTTTAACAGAGTTCTGGGGCGATGCTGTTGAGATTGATGATGACGCTGCCCTTACCTGGATGAGGCAGGCTCATTATTACATGGGGCTTTATAGCTATACCTATTCTGCAGGGCTTGTGATTTCGACTGCCGGCTACCTCAATCTAAAGAATAACCCAAATGGTGCCAACGAATGGCTTGATTTCTTAAAGTCTGGTGGCAGTCGTACCCCGCTTGAGACAGCCCTACTCATCGGAGCTGACATCTCAACAGACAAGCCGCTTCGCGATACCATTCAATTCTTGAGCGATACGGTTGATCAGATCATTGCCTATACAGAGGAAATTGGTCATGACTAGCATTTATGACTTTAGCGTTAAAAGACAAGATGGCACTGATTGTTCACTGGAGCAATACCAAGGAAAGGTCCTATTAGTGGTCAACACCGCCACTAAATGCGGATTAACTCCTCAATATCAAGCATTACAAGAGCTTTATGACACCTACAGGGAACAAGGCTTTGAAATCCTTGATTTCCCCTGCAATCAATTTTTACATCAGGCACCGGGTGATGCTACAGAAATCAATGCCTTTTGCAGCTTAACTTACCAGACCACCTTCCCACGCTTTGCCAAAATCAAGGTCAACGGCAAGGAGACAGAGCCATTATTCACTTGGCTCAAAGAACAAAAAAGTGGCCCACTCGGCAAGTGCATCGAATGGAACTTCGCAAAATTTTTAATTGATCAAAAGGGGCAGGTTGTTGAGCGCTATGCCTCAAAAACAGACCCCAAAATGATTGAAAAAGCCCTACAGCAATTGCTTTCCCAAGAGCCAATTGACCAATCAGACTAACGAAGTCCTATCAAAAAACAAGCCAAGATCCTTATTTCTTGGCTTGTTTTTATATCTAAAGCTTCTTGCTTTGCCGAGGAGCCGCTAAAGGTCGGCTATTTGCTTGTCTATTCTTCAAAGAACTTTTTTGAAGGGGACCTTGTCCTCACACCTAAGCTTACTTTTTTCAATCAAATCATTCAAGCTGCTTCCTGTAAGGACTGGTGCACTTGAGCAATGATAACTTATGCTAGCCTTTTTATGTTTATCAAAAAGTACCTGTTCACATGATTTAAGGACATTTACTTCAGTCATCAACAGTAAAAAGCATTGACGCATGTGATTAGGATTGTTAAAATCATCTTATAAAATTAAGAAAAACACATGACTATTGAATGATCTAAGCTGTGCTGCCAAAAGCCCTTACCCTTAATCCTATCACAGTGGACAGCATGCAAATGACCTCAGGAGTTTCAAATGACATTCAAATAGATTGTACTGATTGGAGAGTTTATCAGCATGAGATTTCAAGGGTTAACAAGTAACTTTTATAACCTCATTTTAGTAGGTCAAGTCGCAATATCGCAGACAGTTTTTACATGATTGCTTTGTCTGTTGGTTTACTTAAGGTTTACAACATTAACGCGGGAGAACTTTCTTTTTTGACATTGGTTGGTTTATTGCCAAATATGCTGTCTTTTGCTTATGGTTCTTTAATCCATAACTTAAAAAATGATAAAAAATGGTTAATTGTCTTTCAGATGATACAGCTCATTGTCATCATCAGTATTATCATCTGCTTAAGCTATCAGCTACCGGTTGTTGTCATGTATGTGCTCAACCTTGCCTTTAACTTGGTCACAACCGTATTAAATACCATTCAAATGAAAATCGTTCCCAGAACACTAGACGATGATTCAGACCTCATTGAAAAATCAGTAGATATTCAATATGCTACATCAAACGTTCTAGATATTGTTAGCAATTTTGTGGGCTCTGTTCTTCTTGGCTTTGTTTCCTATCTCGTTTTACTGCAATTGAGCCTGCCTTTCTTTATAGGAGCCATAGCTTTTATTTTTAGGATTCAGCTTAGCCCGTCTAAGCTTAGCACCACGACTAATGACGAGATTGAAAAACCTGCTTCTGTAACAGAATCACTACGTGCATTTAGAGAGTCGACCTTTACTTCCTTTATCATCTTGGTAGAAGCCTTTCTCAGTGGAGGAACCGATTTATTACTAGCACTCCTTCCATTGTATCTACTGTCTGAGGGCATTTCAATCGAATACATTGGCCTTGTTTTAGCAGCTCACAGAGCAGCAGATTTATTAGGGGCTCTGGTTGCACCTCGCATTAAGGTATCTCCACGAAGCTTCTTTTTCATTGATTATATCCTGTCTGGAAGCAGCTTCTTGCTTTGCTTTATGATTCCCTATCCGATGGTAAAATTACTTTTGTTTTTCATTACCTTCACGATTATTGGCATATCGGGCAATGTATTTGAAAAAATGATTTATAGTGAGTATAACCACAACAAGCTCGCCTTGATCTACACGACCAATGCAACCTTATACGCTGTCTTTGGTGTCCTATTTTTACTGATTCCCTTTGTTTATAGCAACATAAGGGTTATAGGAATCGTGATCAACAGCCTGACAATAATGATAGGATTTGGATTACTCATCGTCCATTTACAGCAAGAAAGAAAATAGCTTAGTTCTAAAACCAGCAAAATGGATAAAGCCCTTCAACAAAATAAGCTTCCTTACAAAAAGGAATCAGAAGTCACTATTAAATAATCAAAAACTATCAATCGATATAAGAAGATTTAAGGAGCAAAAAAAAGAAATTACTGATCGGCAACAACTGCACTACTACCGGGTTGCTGCGTCAAAGCCAGCATTAAGACCCTAAGCTGACAGCTTAGGGTCTTTTTTGCCAGATAGCCTTTTAAGCAATAAAAGCACTACCAGGAAATAACCCATAGTGGCTAAGGCATTAGTCACTGTAAAAAGCATTCCTGCCCATATATAGCTCCACCAAGAGATACT carries:
- the pepF1_2 gene encoding oligoendopeptidase F yields the protein MAKIQKEHLLSPDVEKALTNLREVINAPYDIYTKMRAGDFEMEDFEVDGKVYKNSFVSYENFYQNHENAAIRDKAFRSFSNGLRKHQNAAAAAYLAKVKSEKLLADMKGYASVFDYLLAEQEVDRSMFDRQIDLIMTEFGPVAQKFLKHVARVNGLDKMTFADWKLDIDNALNPEVSIDGAYDLVMASLAPLGPAYTKEVERYQTERWVDFAANANKDSGGYAADPYKVHPYVLMSWTGRMSDVYTLIHEIGHSGQFIFSDNHQSYFNTHMSTYYVEAPSTFNELMLSDYLEAQFDTPRQKRFALAHRLTDTYFHNFITHLLEAAFQRKVYTLIEEGGTFGAEQLNAMMKDVLTEFWGDAVEIDDDAALTWMRQAHYYMGLYSYTYSAGLVISTAGYLNLKNNPNGANEWLDFLKSGGSRTPLETALLIGADISTDKPLRDTIQFLSDTVDQIIAYTEEIGHD
- the bsaA gene encoding glutathione peroxidase, producing MTSIYDFSVKRQDGTDCSLEQYQGKVLLVVNTATKCGLTPQYQALQELYDTYREQGFEILDFPCNQFLHQAPGDATEINAFCSLTYQTTFPRFAKIKVNGKETEPLFTWLKEQKSGPLGKCIEWNFAKFLIDQKGQVVERYASKTDPKMIEKALQQLLSQEPIDQSD
- a CDS encoding membrane protein; amino-acid sequence: MIALSVGLLKVYNINAGELSFLTLVGLLPNMLSFAYGSLIHNLKNDKKWLIVFQMIQLIVIISIIICLSYQLPVVVMYVLNLAFNLVTTVLNTIQMKIVPRTLDDDSDLIEKSVDIQYATSNVLDIVSNFVGSVLLGFVSYLVLLQLSLPFFIGAIAFIFRIQLSPSKLSTTTNDEIEKPASVTESLRAFRESTFTSFIILVEAFLSGGTDLLLALLPLYLLSEGISIEYIGLVLAAHRAADLLGALVAPRIKVSPRSFFFIDYILSGSSFLLCFMIPYPMVKLLLFFITFTIIGISGNVFEKMIYSEYNHNKLALIYTTNATLYAVFGVLFLLIPFVYSNIRVIGIVINSLTIMIGFGLLIVHLQQERK
- a CDS encoding oligoendopeptidase F, whose product is MELKKRSEFPENELWDLTALYKDREDFLLAIEKALQDVGLFQRNYEGKLTTAQDFTQALMEIEQIYIQMSHISTYAFMPQTTDFSDEAFAQIAQAGDDFMTKASVALSFFDTALANADLAVLDELEKIPISAQLSAWRKSKKSIC